The segment TGGGAGGAAAGGGTCTAAAGACAAAATGCCAGGAAGTGTGAATAATCGTGTGTAATGTTCCTCACTGCTGTTTATCATTCTGTAACTGCAAGAATTATTCTGGAGGTACTGAACAGGTttccagaaaagaaaacaaacagactcttTAGAAATCTGACCACAAAGCGTGGAGAATTAGCCAAAGGGCAAATGTTCAACCCAGTGTCAGTAAACCACCCATACTGTGTGATAAACCTTCCCTGCAGCTCATGCATCAGGTTTCCACACTCACGGCACACACCAAGTCTGTGTAATTATTGTTGTATAATTGTCATAAGaaataactgattaaaaaaatgttttttcacataggaatgaatgggaaagcccaaaaaaaaaataaaaaaaattcaacagacattttcaacaatgaactgctctggcatactttcaccgagagacttcatttaaactttaaaatgttggtactcttgccttctcttctgTGATTGAATTTACTTATCAACATCTTTgaccgtttttaaactatcaaggcttaaagttgagcaggtttttactcaaatttctgggtttataatgggtgtgtatggcgcggaatgtttgtgctagagtggatgacatcatcagttaGAGtgagcagaggaaaaacatctgTGAAAAAGTAAAACGTATTCaactaccgtggcctcaaatgccccactacagacatgatttatacatagaaacgtaggaaaatttgtcttctcacttaCATTCGTCTGCTTAAactgtcagccttatagttttggcgtaacacacaaagatacgCCAGCAACACCATCCACAGccccatagactgccatgttaaaaaggcaggaacatttctggaggaaagcagaagtaacgcttctttgaatcgctctaaagggCTCagttcttcatttatcgacacaaaataccTATGTAAACGTTCAagaagggctcaggatgctcccagtgatttcggttcaatgattggaaatacggtttggtcagaaatccttcctgttcgaggggtggtctcagcattttctttctgtctctcttggcaactgacattctaacaggtgctctgctgattagggctgttggccctggttgcttggcaacctcaagcctgcccgaggaaggagagggaggaggggctattttcaaaataagagtcccttcaaaataaaaacaaacatgttaaaaattacaATTTGAGGTGtactttttgaatacagacccccggcagCAGCCCACTCGGCACTctcaaaaagattttttttttagtacagtggtccctcgtttatcgcgggggatacgttctaaaaataacccgtaataaatgaaatccgcgaagtaagttttacaattattatacatgttttaaggccgtaaaacccctaaccacacactttaatacacctttttacacgcattttgtacagtactcccttagttaatcaggacgcagaacacatgtgcggttctcccttagccaatttaggacgcagaacacaatgcgcgttcatactgtacagtacgctgtaaaaaaaaaagcatgcaaaattacacaaaataaaacaagtgaaccgcgatatagcgagggacgactgtattaaAATTATTGTTCATGTTTAAGTGACTTATTCATGCCTCCTTGTCTCTTGGTCCTTTCTGCAGTggtattgttgtgtgtgtgtgtgtgtgtgtttttttttttccggagGACTGTTGTGAGTgtaacacagattttttttttttttttttacactgcttGGCCCCTTTAAGAAAAGTCACGTGACGGCCACATGACGCGGAAGCAGCCTGATTTGTTTGAGCGTTGTTGTGTTTACATCAACAGCCTCTGGTTCACGCGCCGCACGGAGTGAAcgagtaaacaaaacaaaacctttaaagtttgaatgattCCTCCGCGTTAAATCCATGTGACCGTTCCAGCTCAGGAGCGGGGTTTACTTTCTTTGTTCCGACAGCTGTCTGTCACCAAAGACGCGGTAggatttttattgtgtattacACGGATGTTACTGTAAACAGACGGGTTGTTTCTGCATGCATAACACGTGTTTCATCTCTCTAATCCGCCTGGCATTGCGTTTGAACGTGTGCCACGTTATTTAACACGCGTGTGTTTAATTTCAGCTGCAGCGATAAGAGGAAACTCTGACACCGGTTTGGATGAAGTGACCATGAAGCAGGACAGTGATGCTGTGAACGTCCCTGCGTGCTTCATATCCAACCATGAAGGTTTCCTGGGAAGCATCAAGAACTTGATCAAAGACTTTGTGGTGACTGAGATAGACATCCACGGACAGTgtgtaaacacagcagctgctgaacaCACACCAGCCTGTGCCTCCTCAGACAGAAACTATGAAACCAGTGCAGACTTTAAGGAGAACTTCTTACAGGATGCTGATGATCCAGCTGATTGCGGGGGAGATGTCACCATACCGAGTCCGGGCAGTTTTGACCTGAGTGTCATTTTAGGTCAGTCGGTCAGCGAAGAGCTCGAGCAGTTTGTGTTGACTCTCAAAGATGAAAAACCAACCAAGCAGGAGCTCTCTCTGGGATACTTCTCCGACAAACACCACAGAGCAAACGTCCACCGGGCCGTCAGACACCGCTTCCCGTTCCTTATGACTGTCACGATTCAGCCCGAGATCAGGGTCAGGGAAGACCCAGACTACAGAGAGCTGTCCCAGCTGGTCACAGAGGACGAGGCGGAGGACTTCTTCAGGTTCATAGATGCCAAGGTGCGAGGATCATCCTATACGTTTGGACCTGACGACAGCAAGGAGCACAGGACGGCGGTCCACCACTTCCTGAGCCGGAGGTTTGGCAAACTGGTGGAGACGAAAAGCTTCAGCGACCAGGGGACGACGGCGATCTCGGTTAGGCTGAGAGAGCAAGGGAGGCCGAAGAAGAGAACCGCCGAGGAACGTAAGGAAGAAGACGTTTACACAGGTAAGGTGTTAAAAAGGCCAAGGTGGCATCTTTAAATTAGTAgtgattaaatgaaataaaaacactgctgtgctgtgtgttttctctttcagcttTCACTCTGTGTAAGGAGAACCTGGAGACCCTGGAGGCCATCAGCTACATGGCAGCAGCTCTTGGTGTCCTGCCGTCAGATTTCACCTACGCTGGGATCAAGGACAAGAGAGCCATCACCTATCAGTCCATGGTGGTCAAGAAGGTGTCACCTCAACGGTAGTCGTTCATCtctttttttggattttggttGGGAATGATGTTGGCAAGACAAAAATGAAGATTTCTTATTTCTTGTTATTTATCACAAGGTTGAAAGAGAAGACAGCGGAGTTCGAGAAGAGAGGGATGCGTCTGTCTCAGATCTGCTCCGTCAGCGAGCCTCTCAGGCTTGGCAGACTGCAGGGGAACCACTTTGACCTGGTGGTGCGTGACCTGAGACCGCACGGGACCGGTGACACGCACTCCTctggtgcaaacacacacagtcgcCTAGCGAGGCTGGTACAGGAAGCAGTGGGGAATGTTGAGGTATTACACAAAGTATCATTTTTTATATGTAGACAAATGATCCACTTGTAAGTCATATCTTCAGTTTTATCATCATATTATCTCAAAatttaagatttatttatgttgttagGAAGCCGTTTTGTCCCACAGTGTGAtatcaaacaaagacacaatttAAACCTTatcttaatatattttattaactaatagattaaataaaatcCCACATGATACGTGTCAAATGTATCCACACCTTTTCTCATATTTTAAGGGTAGTTCAGCACGTCACAGGTCTCACTCCTGCTGTTCAGTATTACTACAGACATgctaaaaaaatcttttatatttatgataGCGATTCACACTCAGGGGAATATTACAACATTTGACCTCATCATCATTTAAGTCATTCACTTATTTCCTTTACATTTCTTCTCTTAGAGACATGATGAAGCCATTGGTACAGCCGTTTACAATTTTAGACATCATTTATGCTTTATTATCTATTAATAATTGACATTTTTCTAATATAATGATATCCTatatcattttcttaaaaagACCATAAGCGAACTGATCACACTGACTTCTCGTGTAGACAAATCTTCGTATGGCTTATTTCTCTCTTCCATAAATCTCAAATCGAGTCACATGTTCCTCAGTTACAGCTCACTTTGAGTCAGTCCTGCGCGCACCATTTGTCCTGCTGCCATTAATACTCACTAGAGCGACATGTGTATTAATCTGCAGGTGAAAAaagtccccaacaaatgcatcATTTCATCCTGTTTGCTCAAAGTGCTCAGCTGTTTTAGGAcgtaatatatattttttctgtctgttgacCATAAGAGAAACATAGAGTGTTACCTATGCTTAACTGGTGGAATCCTGTTTCTGTATCAGTCCTGTGGATCAGTAGTACTGGAAGTGTGTTAGTGATGTTTCATACCAGCTACTATACAAATAGACTGCCACTGCCACATTCACCTGCTTTGTCGTTCTTTGAAGACCAGAGGTTTTGTCAACTACTACGGACCACAGAGGTTTGGGAGCGGGCAGAGCGTTCAGTCTGACCGCGTAGGACTGGCTTTACTCAAAGAAGACATGGTAAGTGTTGTAGACGggttattttattcatgaagcTCATGTTACCACTCTTCATGCTGTGAAATGAGGCTGGTTCCCcctaaaaacagacagcacagcactgtgtttttattggtgtgtgttgtgatgtatactgttgtgtgtgtgtgtgggtcaggTGGGTGCTGTGCGTCTCTTCTTCACTCCGGAGGAAGGCGATGATCCTCAGAGCCACGCGAAGAGACACTTCCTCCAAACAGGTGAGAGCCAGAGACTTTAGTGCCATTTTTCCTGAAAATGGTCAAAGATGATGTGAAAGTTGCTTGCCAAAAACAATTTAGAGTTCTCTGGAATATTGTGGTAACTACCCAGTTCCTTTATTTCACCGTATTTTGCAGACTCTGTAAGTTTTTGTATTTCCTGCTTCTCCATACCAGATAACGCTAAGGAGTCTTTGGCATTGATGCCGTTGTCGAAGGCCAGGGAGCGACTGATGCTCCGGGCCCTGAACCGCTACGGCACAGGTCCGGATGGTTGTGCCCAAGCCTGGCTCAGCCTGCCGCACAGCATGAGAGTCTTTTACCCACACGCCTACTGTAGCAGGTCAgctgcaaaggaaaaaaataaatcacacttaAACGGATTCCTGCCaagttcaaacacatttttgtaaaagaaaaattacACACTGATCTTGAAAACTTTTCAAAAAGTGGAGACTGAGTGTTGTATCCAGGTAGCTGGACAGTGGCATGTGTCCTCtttgtaaaacacaaacaagactgTGTTGTCTGACAATATAGTGTATGTATTTGAAAGTATCATTAACATGGACAAATagaactaataaataaaatggcaaTTTACTTTCTCCTTTAATACAAAAGCACCACAATAGATGACTCCTGTATAATAAGTGAAATCAGTTGTCGATGCTTTGATTGTTTAATAGTGATAAATGTGCTGCTCTGTCTGCTTGTGTTTCACAGTGTGTGGAACGAGGCAGTGGCACACAGGCTCACTACTCTGGGCCACAGTGCCAGGCGAGGAGATCTGGTGTGGATGCAGCAAGAGCCCAAAAAAATGGAGGACTCTGGAGAGACCAGCTCGCCTCAGGTAAGAGAGGATAGAAAAATTGAAATATAGGTCACAGCAAACGTCATCCTTTTTGTATAATCTGCTACAGAATATAATCCATAAGAACAGATATCAGCAATCCATGATTCTGTTTAATCCATAAAACAGTTAACAGAGGTgcaaaacatgaatgaatacatACAGCAGccaaac is part of the Larimichthys crocea isolate SSNF chromosome XX, L_crocea_2.0, whole genome shotgun sequence genome and harbors:
- the LOC104934115 gene encoding pseudouridylate synthase 7 homolog-like protein, whose product is MKQDSDAVNVPACFISNHEGFLGSIKNLIKDFVVTEIDIHGQCVNTAAAEHTPACASSDRNYETSADFKENFLQDADDPADCGGDVTIPSPGSFDLSVILGQSVSEELEQFVLTLKDEKPTKQELSLGYFSDKHHRANVHRAVRHRFPFLMTVTIQPEIRVREDPDYRELSQLVTEDEAEDFFRFIDAKVRGSSYTFGPDDSKEHRTAVHHFLSRRFGKLVETKSFSDQGTTAISVRLREQGRPKKRTAEERKEEDVYTAFTLCKENLETLEAISYMAAALGVLPSDFTYAGIKDKRAITYQSMVVKKVSPQRLKEKTAEFEKRGMRLSQICSVSEPLRLGRLQGNHFDLVVRDLRPHGTGDTHSSGANTHSRLARLVQEAVGNVETRGFVNYYGPQRFGSGQSVQSDRVGLALLKEDMVGAVRLFFTPEEGDDPQSHAKRHFLQTDNAKESLALMPLSKARERLMLRALNRYGTGPDGCAQAWLSLPHSMRVFYPHAYCSSVWNEAVAHRLTTLGHSARRGDLVWMQQEPKKMEDSGETSSPQIHVVTAQEEQEGVYTLGQVLIPMPGNTVKYPENSMGTWFQERLARDGLDECRFRVSSLKLNLPGCYRPLLAFPHNLCYQLQRGEGGGGEVTGGSSRRSDWQLNGTTVEGKQDSLTLTLNFDLDSSCYATICLREIMKCDV